In Malaclemys terrapin pileata isolate rMalTer1 chromosome 11, rMalTer1.hap1, whole genome shotgun sequence, a single genomic region encodes these proteins:
- the LOC128845506 gene encoding gamma-crystallin C-like, giving the protein MVCSLNPTTMEKITLFEDRNFQGRSVECSSDRPDFQSQLSRCNSVRVESGCFMLYERPNFQGQQFFLKRGDYPDMQSEGFSTSIKSCQMIPPHRGTYRIKIYEKEDHRGNMVELTEDSPQVMDQLRSSEMLSCSVLDGHWILYELPNYRGRQYLLRPGQYRRFSEWGSMSGKVGSLRRATDLY; this is encoded by the exons ATGGTTTGCAGCCTGAATCCAACTACGATGGAAAAG ATCACTCTTTTCGAGGACAGAAACTTTCAGGGCCGCTCCGTTGAGTGCAGCAGCGACCGGCCGGATTTTCAAAGTCAGCTCAGCCGCTGTAACTCCGTCCGCGTGGAAAGTGGCTGCTTCATGCTCTATGAACGTCCCAACTTCCAGGGACAGCAGTTCTTTCTGAAACGGGGGGATTATCCCGACATGCAGTCTGAGGGTTTCAGCACCTCCATTAAGTCCTGCCAGATGATCCCACCT CACAGGGGCACCTACAGGATAAAGATCTATGAGAAGGAGGATCACAGAGGCAACATGGTAGAGTTAACCGAGGACTCTCCACAAGTCATGGACCAGCTACGCTCCTCCGAGATGCTCTCTTGTTCTGTGCTGGATGGGCACTGGATCCTTTACGAATTGCCGAATTACAGAGGCCGCCAATATctgctgaggccagggcagtaccGGAGATTCAGCGAGTGGGGCTCTATGAGTGGCAAAGTCGGCTCTTTGAGACGTGCCACTGATCTCTACTGA
- the LOC128845227 gene encoding gamma-crystallin C-like, with the protein MSLGMEKWTENPLAMSSPGTGAGIKRQLPGWSTKACSLNPATMEKIILFEDRNFQGRSVECSSDRPDFQSQLSRCNSVRVESGCFMLYERPNFQGQQFFLKRGDYPDMQSEGFSTSIKSCRMIPPHRGTYRIKIYEKEDHRGNMVELTEDSPQVMDQLRSPEMLSCSVLDGYWILYELPNYRGRQYLLRPGQYRRFSEWGAMSGKVGSLRRATDLY; encoded by the exons ATGTCACTCGGGATGGAGAAGTGGACCGAGAACCCCCTGGCAATGTCGTCCCCAGGAACAGGAGCAG GTATAAAAAGGCAGTTGCCCGGCTGGAGTACTAAGGCTTGCAGCCTGAATCCAGCTACGATGGAAAAG ATCATCCTTTTCGAGGACAGAAACTTCCAGGGCCGCTCCGTTGAGTGCAGCAGCGACCGGCCGGATTTTCAAAGTCAGCTCAGCCGCTGTAACTCCGTCCGCGTAGAAAGTGGCTGCTTCATGCTCTATGAACGTCCCAACTTCCAGGGACAGCAGTTCTTTCTGAAACGGGGCGATTATCCTGACATGCAGTCTGAGGGTTTCAGCACCTCCATTAAGTCCTGCCGGATGATCCCACCT CACAGGGGCACCTACAGGATAAAGATCTATGAGAAGGAGGATCACAGAGGCAACATGGTAGAGTTAACCGAGGACTCTCCACAAGTCATGGACCAGCTACGCTCCCCCGAGATGCTCTCTTGTTCTGTGCTGGACGGGTACTGGATCCTTTACGAATTGCCAAATTACAGAGGCCGCCAATACctgctgaggccagggcagtaccGGAGATTCAGCGAGTGGGGCGCAATGAGTGGCAAAGTCGGCTCTTTGAGACGTGCCACTGATCTCTACTGA
- the LOC128845505 gene encoding gamma-crystallin B-like — MACSLNPATMEKIILFEDRNFQGRSVECSSDRPDFQSQLSRCNSVRVESGCFMLYERPNFQGQQFFLKRGDYPDMQSEGFSTSIKSCRMIPPHRGTYRIKIYEKEDHRGNMVELTEDSPQVMDQLRSPEMLSCSVLDGYWILYELPNYRGRQYLLRPGQYRRFSEWGAMSGKVGSLRRATDLY, encoded by the exons ATGGCTTGCAGCCTGAATCCAGCTACGATGGAAAAG ATCATCCTTTTCGAGGACAGAAACTTCCAGGGCCGCTCTGTTGAGTGCAGCAGCGACCGGCCGGATTTTCAAAGTCAGCTCAGCCGCTGTAATTCCGTCCGCGTGGAAAGTGGCTGCTTCATGCTCTATGAACGTCCCAACTTCCAGGGACAGCAGTTCTTTCTGAAACGGGGGGATTATCCCGACATGCAGTCTGAGGGTTTCAGCACCTCCATTAAGTCCTGCCGGATGATCCCACCT CACAGGGGCACCTACAGGATAAAGATCTATGAGAAGGAGGATCACAGAGGCAACATGGTAGAGTTAACCGAGGACTCTCCACAAGTCATGGACCAGCTACGCTCCCCCGAGATGCTCTCTTGTTCTGTGCTGGACGGGTACTGGATCCTTTACGAATTGCCGAATTACAGAGGCCGCCAGTACctgctgaggccagggcagtaccGGAGATTCAGCGAGTGGGGCGCAATGAGTGGCAAAGTCGGCTCTTTGAGACGTGCCACTGATCTCTACTGA